Proteins encoded in a region of the Diabrotica virgifera virgifera chromosome 4, PGI_DIABVI_V3a genome:
- the LOC114337289 gene encoding uncharacterized protein LOC114337289, producing the protein MTDGNTSANTSASVDRISVKIPPFWPNDPEIWFLQVENQFTLANITSDATKFNYIVANLDTAYILEVRDIIVSPPATERYAKVKSELIKRLSASQQQKIKRLLEHEELGDRKPSQFLRHLQSLAGTTVPDNIVRSLWLGRLPASTQAILATQAKASLDAVAELADTISEAIAPRAQISEASDALECTIEKLTAELAEMKIQLSSLSNAQAQANTYHRNRSNSRRRPYPRDSSYSRDHNSDILCWYHYRFGDQAQKCSPPCKLQGNIAGSR; encoded by the coding sequence ATGACGGACGGTAATACCAGTGCCAACACTAGTGCTTCAGTCGATCGGATTTCAGTTAAAATCCCACCTTTCTGGCCCAACGATCCCGAAATATGGTTCCTGCAAGTAGAAAACCAATTTACACTGGCAAATATAACAAGTGACGCAACTAAATTCAACTATATAGTTGCCAATTTAGACACAGCCTACATATTAGAAGTTAGGGACATCATTGTTTCACCACCAGCCACAGAAAGGTATGCAAAAGTAAAGTCAGAATTAATTAAGAGGCTTAGTGCATCACAGcaacaaaagattaaaagacTACTCGAACATGAAGAACTGGGCGATCGAAAACCTTCGCAGTTCTTACGACATTTACAGTCTTTAGCAGGCACAACGGTACCGGACAATATTGTAAGGTCGCTGTGGTTAGGTAGACTGCCAGCGTCTACACAGGCTATTCTAGCTACTCAAGCTAAAGCTAGTTTGGACGCAGTTGCCGAGCTAGCTGACACAATATCTGAAGCGATAGCTCCTAGGGCCCAAATTTCAGAAGCTTCTGACGCTCTTGAATGTACCATAGAGAAATTGACAGCCGAATTAGCTGAAATGAAAATCCAGCTATCTAGCTTGTCAAATGCTCAAGCACAAGCTAACACATACCATCGCAACCGCAGCAACTCAAGACGAAGACCATATCCTAGAGACAGTAGCTACAGTAGGGACCATAATAGTGACATATTATGTTGGTATCACTACCGTTTTGGTGACCAGGCCCAAAAGTGCTCTCCTCCGTGCAAGCTCCAGGGAAACATCGCGGGCAGTCGGTAA